One Cervus canadensis isolate Bull #8, Minnesota chromosome 13, ASM1932006v1, whole genome shotgun sequence DNA segment encodes these proteins:
- the LOC122452352 gene encoding LOW QUALITY PROTEIN: sorting nexin-18-like (The sequence of the model RefSeq protein was modified relative to this genomic sequence to represent the inferred CDS: deleted 2 bases in 1 codon) codes for MALRARALYDFRSENPGEISLREHEVLSLCSEQDIEGWLEGINSRGDRGLFPASYVQVIRAPEPGPESDGGGRPGRPGPPGAPARYANVPPGGFEPLPAVPPTSFKPQPDAFQPLLQPQQAPPVSTFQPQGFSYGGSALQPSPQQLYGGGGGGGYQASQGSDDDWDDEWDDSSTVADEPGALGSGAYPDLDGSSSGGVGAAGRYSLSTRSDLSLGSRGGSAPPQHHPSGAKSSATMSRNLNRFSTFVKSGGEAFVLGEASGFVKDGDKLCVVLGPYGPEWQENPYPFQCTIDDPTKQTKFKGMKSYISYKLVPTHTQVPVHRRYKHFDWLYECLAEKFPVISVPHLPEKQATGRFEEDFISKRRKGLIWWMNHMASHPVLAQCDVFQHFLTCPSSTDEKAWKQGKRKAEKDEMVGANFFLTLSTPPAAALDLQEVESKIEGFKCFTKKMDDSALQLNHTANEFARKQVTGFKKEYQRVGQSFRGLSQAFELDQQAFSAGLNQAIAFTGDAYDAIGELFAEQPRQDLDPVMDLLALYQGHLANFPDIIHVQKGALTKVKESRRHVEEGKMEVQKADGIQDRCNTISFATLAEIHHFHQIRVRDFKSQMQHFLQQQIIFFQKVTQKLEETLHKYDSV; via the exons ATGGCGCTGCGCGCCCGGGCGCTCTACGACTTCAGGTCGGAGAACCCGGGCGAGATCTCGCTGCGGGAGCACGAGGTGCTGAGCCTGTGCAGCGAACAGGACATCGAGGGCTGGCTCGAGGGGATCAACAGCCGCGGAGACCGCGGCCTCTTCCCGGCCTCTTACGTGCAGGTGATCCGCGCCCCCGAGCCCGGCCCGGAGAGCGACGGCGGC GGGCGCCCCGGGCGCCCCGGCCCCCCGGGCGCCCCGGCCCGCTACGCCAACGTGCCACCCGGCGGCTTCGAGCCCCTGCCCGCCGTGCCGCCCACCTCCTTCAAGCCGCAGCCCGACGCCTTCCAGCCGCTGCTGCAACCGCAGCAGGCGCCGCCGGTGAGCACCTTCCAGCCGCAGGGCTTCTCGTACGGCGGGAGCGCCCTGCAGCCGTCGCCGCAACAGCTctacggcggcggcggcggcggcggctacCAGGCCAGCCAGGGCAGCGACGATGACTGGGACGATGAGTGGGACGACAGCTCCACCGTGGCTGACGAGCCGGGCGCACTGGGGAGCGGCGCTTACCCGGACCTCGACGGCTCGTCGTCTGGGGGAGTCGGCGCTGCTGGCCGCTACAGCCTGTCCACGCGCTCCGACTTGTCGCTGGGCTCCCGCGGCGGCTCTGCGCCCCCGCAGCACCACCCGTCGGGGGCCAAGAGCTCGGCCACCATGAGCCGCAACCTCAACCGCTTCTCCACCTTCGTCAAGTCGGGCGGGGAGGCCTTCGTGCTGGGTGAGGCGTCGGGCTTCGTGAAGGATGGGGACAAGCTGTGCGTGGTGCTGGGACCCTATGGCCCCGAGTGGCAGGAGAACCCCTACCCCTTCCAGTGCACCATCGACGACCCCACCAAGCAGACCAAGTTCAAGGGCATGAAGAGCTACATCTCGTACAAGCTGGTGCCCACGCACACGCAGGTGCCGGTGCACCGGCGCTACAAGCACTTCGACTGGCTGTACGAGTGCCTGGCCGAGAAGTTCCCGGTCATCTCGGTGCCGCACCTGCCCGAGAAGCAGGCCACCGGCCGCTTCGAGGAGGACTTCATCTCCAAGCGCAGAAAAGGCCTGATTTGGTGGATGAACCACATGGCCAGCCACCCGGTGCTGGCTCAGTGCGACGTCTTCCAGCACTTCCTGACCTGCCCCAGCAGCACCGACGAGAAGGCCTGGAAGCAGGGCAAGAGGAAGGCcgagaaggatgagatggtgggtgCCAACTTCTTCCTGACCCTGAGCAcgccccccgccgccgccctCGACCTGCAGGAGGTGGAGAGCAAGATCGAAGGCTTCAAGTGCTTCACCAAGAAGATGGACGACAGTGCACTGCAGCTCAACCACACAGCCAACGAGTTCGCGCGCAAGCAGGTGACCGGCTTCAAGAAGGAGTACCAGAGGGTGGGGCAGTCCTTCCGCGGCCTCAGCCAGGCCTTTGAGCTGGACCAGCAGGCCTTCTCGGCCGGCCTGAACCAGGCCATCGCCTTCACCGGAGATGCCTACGACGCCATCGGCGAGCTGTTCGCCGAGCAGCCCAGGCAAGACCTGGACCCGGTCATGGACCTGTTGGCGTTGTATCAGGGCCACCTGGCCAACTTCCCCGACATCATCCACGTCCAGAAAGGAGCTCTTACCAAAGTAAAGGAGAGTAGGCGACACGTGGAAGAAGGGAAGATGGAAGTCCAAAAGGCTGATGGCATTCAGGATCGCTGTAACACTATTTCTTTTGCTACTTTGGCTGAAATTCACCACTTCCATCAAATTCGAGTAAGAGACTTTAAATCACAAATGCAGCATTTCttacaacaacaaataatatttttccaaaaagtgACGCAGAAGTTGGAAGAGACTCTTCACAAATATGATAGTGTTTAA